One Kitasatospora sp. MAP12-44 DNA segment encodes these proteins:
- a CDS encoding SLC13 family permease — protein sequence MVLVCAVVRPWGWPEAVVAVPAAVLLVATGAISPAHAAAEAARLGPVIGFLAAVLVLAELCDGEGLFHACGAWMARSAVGRPRRLLVQVFAVASVITAVLSLDATVVLLTPVVFATAARLGARPKPHLYACTHLSNTASLLLPVSNLTNLLAFTASGLGFTRFAALMALPWLVAIGVEYVVLRRFFAADLDAGAQAPAGGAAPEMPLFALLTVAGTLAGFVLASAIGIDPAWAALAGALTLAVRALTRRRTTVTAIGRAAAVPFLAFVLALGIVVRAVVDNGLASGLAHLVPHGTALPALLGTAALAAVLANVINNLPATLVLLPLAAPAGPGAVLAVLLGVNIGPNLTYAGSLATLLWRRIVHEHDTDVPLGEFTRLGLLVVPPALVLAVVALWGSLQIVGG from the coding sequence GTGGTGCTGGTCTGCGCCGTGGTGCGGCCGTGGGGCTGGCCGGAGGCGGTGGTCGCCGTCCCGGCTGCCGTCCTGCTGGTCGCCACCGGTGCCATCTCGCCGGCCCACGCCGCGGCTGAGGCCGCGCGGCTCGGTCCGGTGATCGGCTTCCTCGCCGCCGTGCTGGTGCTCGCCGAGCTCTGCGACGGCGAGGGCCTCTTCCACGCCTGCGGGGCCTGGATGGCCCGGAGCGCCGTAGGACGTCCGCGTCGGCTGCTGGTGCAGGTGTTCGCGGTCGCCTCGGTGATCACGGCGGTGCTCAGCCTGGACGCCACGGTGGTGCTGCTCACGCCGGTGGTCTTCGCAACCGCCGCCCGGCTCGGGGCCCGCCCGAAGCCGCACCTGTACGCCTGCACCCACCTGTCGAACACCGCGTCACTCCTGTTGCCGGTCTCCAACCTGACCAACCTGCTGGCCTTCACAGCCAGCGGGCTCGGCTTCACCCGGTTCGCGGCGCTGATGGCCCTGCCGTGGCTCGTGGCCATCGGGGTCGAGTACGTGGTGCTGCGGCGGTTCTTCGCGGCCGATCTGGATGCGGGCGCACAGGCGCCGGCGGGCGGGGCGGCACCCGAGATGCCGCTGTTCGCCCTGCTCACCGTCGCCGGCACGCTGGCGGGCTTCGTCCTTGCCTCGGCGATCGGGATCGACCCGGCCTGGGCCGCGCTGGCCGGTGCCCTGACGCTCGCGGTGCGGGCCCTGACCCGGCGTCGAACCACGGTGACCGCCATCGGGCGGGCCGCCGCCGTACCGTTCCTCGCCTTCGTGCTGGCGCTCGGGATCGTGGTGCGCGCGGTGGTCGACAACGGGCTCGCCTCCGGGCTCGCGCACCTCGTGCCGCACGGCACCGCGCTGCCGGCGCTGCTCGGCACCGCCGCCCTGGCCGCCGTCCTGGCGAACGTGATCAACAACCTGCCCGCCACCCTCGTCCTGCTGCCGCTCGCCGCCCCAGCCGGACCCGGCGCGGTGCTCGCGGTGCTGCTGGGGGTCAACATCGGCCCCAACCTGACCTACGCCGGTTCTCTGGCCACCCTGCTCTGGCGGCGCATCGTTCACGAGCACGACACCGACGTCCCGCTCGGCGAGTTCACCCGGCTCGGACTGCTCGTCGTGCCGCCGGCGTTGGTGCTGGCTGTGGTAGCACTGTGGGGATCGCTGCAGATCGTCGGAGGGTGA
- a CDS encoding universal stress protein, which translates to MAVVVWIAEGTWPACVEAARAHAAQGAEIVLLHVTGTEVPGVAHGAFAGLLGRGHPKGQHQGGGWGSDPGTRLEDLAADSSRQLLQAAAELLGRPCVQVARTGRIEREVVAAAEGADLLVLARDGDRTHLGPHSLGPAGRFVVDHAACPVLLVWPGAAPADPPPPTPPRHR; encoded by the coding sequence GTGGCCGTCGTCGTGTGGATCGCGGAGGGCACCTGGCCCGCCTGCGTGGAAGCCGCCCGCGCGCACGCCGCTCAGGGCGCCGAGATCGTCCTGCTGCACGTCACCGGCACCGAGGTGCCCGGGGTGGCGCACGGTGCGTTCGCCGGTCTGCTCGGACGCGGGCATCCGAAGGGGCAGCACCAGGGCGGGGGTTGGGGGAGCGACCCGGGCACCCGCCTGGAGGACCTGGCCGCCGACTCCTCCCGGCAACTGCTCCAAGCCGCCGCCGAGCTGCTGGGACGGCCCTGTGTCCAGGTGGCGCGAACCGGCCGGATCGAGCGCGAGGTGGTGGCCGCCGCGGAAGGCGCCGACCTGCTCGTGCTCGCCCGGGACGGCGACCGCACCCACCTCGGGCCGCACAGCCTCGGCCCCGCAGGGCGCTTCGTGGTCGACCACGCCGCGTGCCCCGTTCTGCTGGTCTGGCCCGGAGCGGCCCCCGCCGACCCGCCCCCGCCCACTCCGCCACGGCACCGGTAG
- a CDS encoding DUF1304 domain-containing protein — MSIAATTVVLLIAALHVYILVLEMFLWTGPRARAAFGTTAEFATATKALAANQGLYNGFLAAGLVWGAVASDPVGFQAKVFFLVCVAVAGAYGAATASRKILFVQTVPALIGLALVLASHY, encoded by the coding sequence ATGTCGATCGCCGCAACCACGGTGGTGCTGCTCATCGCCGCGCTGCACGTGTACATCCTGGTCCTGGAGATGTTCCTGTGGACCGGCCCGAGGGCCCGGGCCGCCTTCGGGACCACGGCCGAGTTCGCCACCGCCACCAAGGCGCTCGCGGCCAACCAGGGCCTGTACAACGGCTTCCTCGCCGCCGGTCTGGTGTGGGGAGCGGTGGCCTCGGACCCGGTCGGTTTCCAGGCGAAGGTGTTCTTCCTGGTGTGCGTGGCGGTGGCCGGCGCGTACGGCGCGGCCACCGCCAGCCGGAAGATCCTCTTCGTCCAGACCGTTCCGGCGCTGATCGGGCTCGCCCTGGTGCTGGCGAGCCACTACTGA
- a CDS encoding NADP-dependent oxidoreductase has product MRAVTYDSYAPDNSRLRYGEVADPKVGPGQVLIQVRAAAVNPVDWKVMAGGLDGMMDTVFPVIPGWDVAGVVTRTGPDTPEFAPGDEVMAYARKDVVQGGTFAEYVAVAAPSVARKPAALDWAQAAGLPLAGLTALRSLDQLRVGSGDVLLVHGAAGGVGSLAVQLGSDRGARVIGTASERNHAFIRELGGEPVSYGEGLVERVRALAPDGVTVVADFVGGQLETTLTVLADGGRHVSVADPGVEQHGGHWIWVRPDGAKLAELAAAVDRGALTVEVAQTFPLERTAEAFDASRTGHTRGKLVVLP; this is encoded by the coding sequence ATGCGCGCGGTGACCTACGACTCGTACGCCCCGGACAACTCGCGGCTGCGCTACGGCGAGGTGGCGGATCCCAAGGTCGGCCCCGGGCAAGTGCTGATCCAGGTCCGCGCGGCGGCCGTCAACCCGGTCGACTGGAAGGTCATGGCCGGCGGCCTGGACGGCATGATGGACACTGTCTTCCCCGTCATCCCCGGCTGGGACGTGGCCGGCGTGGTGACCCGGACCGGCCCCGACACGCCCGAGTTCGCCCCCGGGGACGAGGTGATGGCCTACGCCCGCAAGGACGTGGTGCAGGGCGGCACCTTCGCCGAGTACGTCGCGGTCGCCGCGCCGTCGGTCGCGCGCAAGCCCGCCGCACTCGACTGGGCGCAGGCGGCCGGGCTGCCGCTGGCCGGCCTGACCGCACTGCGCAGCCTGGACCAACTCCGGGTCGGGTCCGGTGACGTGCTGCTGGTGCACGGCGCGGCCGGCGGCGTGGGCAGCCTGGCGGTACAGCTCGGCTCGGACCGCGGCGCCCGGGTGATCGGCACCGCCTCGGAGCGCAACCACGCGTTCATCCGCGAGCTGGGCGGCGAGCCGGTGAGCTACGGGGAGGGCCTGGTCGAGCGGGTGCGGGCGCTGGCGCCTGACGGCGTGACAGTCGTGGCCGACTTCGTCGGCGGCCAGCTGGAGACCACGCTCACGGTCCTTGCCGACGGTGGCCGCCACGTCTCGGTCGCCGACCCGGGCGTGGAGCAGCACGGCGGTCACTGGATCTGGGTCCGCCCTGACGGCGCCAAGCTGGCCGAACTCGCCGCGGCGGTCGACCGGGGAGCACTGACTGTCGAGGTCGCCCAGACCTTCCCACTGGAGCGCACGGCCGAGGCCTTCGACGCCAGCCGCACCGGCCACACCCGCGGGAAGCTGGTCGTCCTGCCCTGA
- a CDS encoding alpha-L-fucosidase, whose translation MSRSISRRSVLTGLAVATVATVIRPGGAVAEAAVVEAAVVEGDPLPLVPLRIPQLDQGAWQQPDSKIQWMRDNKLAMFIHWGVYSAPAQGEWYMFGSQTQPTAYRAKYAASFATQSQSYNPTAWAQLAKDLGAAQVVLTTRHHEGFALWPSGHPNAWPDAAPVFAATSPLRGSGPKIAFPPGLKAGIPCEDRGMEVFSS comes from the coding sequence ATGTCACGATCCATCAGCCGCAGAAGTGTGCTCACCGGTCTGGCAGTTGCGACCGTCGCCACCGTCATCCGCCCCGGCGGCGCCGTAGCCGAGGCCGCAGTGGTCGAGGCCGCAGTGGTCGAGGGGGACCCGCTGCCCCTGGTCCCGCTGCGCATCCCGCAGTTGGACCAGGGGGCCTGGCAGCAGCCGGACAGCAAGATCCAGTGGATGCGCGACAACAAGCTCGCCATGTTCATCCACTGGGGCGTCTACTCCGCGCCGGCCCAGGGCGAGTGGTACATGTTCGGCTCGCAGACCCAGCCGACTGCCTACCGGGCGAAGTACGCCGCCTCTTTCGCCACCCAGTCCCAGTCCTACAACCCCACCGCCTGGGCGCAGTTGGCCAAGGATCTCGGTGCCGCCCAGGTTGTGCTGACCACCCGTCACCACGAGGGCTTCGCGCTGTGGCCCAGCGGCCACCCCAACGCCTGGCCTGACGCTGCGCCAGTCTTCGCAGCGACTTCGCCGCTTCGCGGCTCCGGACCAAAGATCGCATTCCCGCCCGGCCTGAAGGCCGGGATTCCCTGCGAAGATAGGGGGATGGAGGTGTTCAGCAGCTGA
- a CDS encoding FAD-binding protein: MTVAATNWAGNIVFGAERFHEPRSIAELQRIVVGSRSLRVLGTGHSFNAVADTTGDLVSVAALPRVVELDERAGAVTVGAGIRYGELAEVLDRAGWALHNLGSLPHISVAGACATGTHGSGVGNGSLATAVRAVELVRADGTLVTIDRSAAEFPGSVVALGALGVVTRLTLDVVPAFEVRQWVYEGLPTAVLRERFDEIMAAAYSVSLFTSWRTDRIDQLWLKQRGGPDAPATWHGAVLADGPRHPVPGCPPEPCTRQLGVPGRWHTRLPHFRLDFTPSSGAELQSEYFVARTDAVRAFDALDAVRERLTPALQISEIRTVAADALWLSPAYGRDSVAFHFTWLPDTVAVADAVEAIEEALAPFGARPHWGKVFRTAPEVIRESYPRWDDFRRLLGEFDPAGTFRNDFVARHFHDGF; encoded by the coding sequence ATGACCGTCGCCGCGACCAACTGGGCCGGGAACATCGTGTTCGGCGCCGAGCGGTTCCACGAACCTCGCTCCATCGCCGAGTTGCAGCGGATCGTCGTGGGCAGCCGGTCCCTGCGGGTACTCGGGACCGGGCACTCGTTCAACGCCGTCGCCGACACCACGGGCGACCTGGTGTCCGTTGCCGCCCTGCCCCGGGTGGTCGAGCTGGACGAGCGGGCCGGCGCGGTCACGGTGGGCGCCGGGATCCGGTACGGCGAGCTCGCCGAGGTGCTGGACCGGGCGGGGTGGGCGCTGCACAACCTCGGGTCGCTGCCGCACATCTCGGTCGCGGGCGCGTGCGCCACCGGGACGCACGGCTCGGGGGTCGGCAACGGCTCCCTCGCCACGGCGGTGCGGGCCGTCGAACTGGTCAGGGCGGACGGCACCTTGGTGACGATCGACCGCAGCGCCGCGGAGTTCCCCGGTTCGGTCGTTGCCCTGGGCGCCCTCGGCGTGGTCACCCGGCTGACCCTGGACGTGGTGCCGGCGTTCGAGGTCCGACAGTGGGTCTACGAGGGCCTGCCGACGGCCGTGCTGCGCGAACGGTTCGACGAGATCATGGCGGCGGCCTACAGCGTCAGCCTCTTCACGAGCTGGCGGACGGACCGGATCGACCAGCTCTGGCTCAAGCAGCGGGGCGGTCCCGACGCTCCCGCGACCTGGCACGGCGCGGTGCTCGCCGACGGCCCGCGCCATCCCGTGCCCGGGTGCCCGCCCGAGCCCTGCACACGGCAGCTGGGTGTCCCCGGCCGGTGGCACACCCGGCTGCCGCACTTCCGGCTGGACTTCACGCCCAGCAGCGGCGCCGAGCTGCAGTCCGAGTACTTCGTCGCCCGCACCGACGCCGTCCGCGCGTTCGACGCGCTGGACGCCGTCCGGGAACGGCTTACACCGGCCCTGCAGATCAGCGAGATCCGCACGGTGGCCGCGGACGCGCTGTGGCTCAGCCCCGCGTACGGACGCGATTCGGTCGCCTTCCACTTCACCTGGCTCCCCGACACGGTGGCCGTGGCGGACGCGGTCGAGGCGATCGAGGAGGCGCTGGCCCCGTTCGGCGCCCGGCCGCACTGGGGCAAGGTCTTCCGTACGGCGCCCGAGGTGATCCGGGAGTCGTACCCGCGCTGGGACGACTTCCGCAGGCTTCTGGGCGAGTTCGATCCGGCGGGCACGTTCCGCAACGACTTCGTCGCCAGGCACTTCCACGACGGGTTCTGA
- a CDS encoding LacI family DNA-binding transcriptional regulator yields the protein MADVAKLAGVSHQTVSRVLNGAPHVRPDTRDRVLAAIRELDYRPNSAARALVTRRSQTLGVVSFDSTLYGPASMLDGIERAARSAGYFVSVASLRSLDSRSVQEAVDRLRDQGVEGVVVIAPQTSAISAVAKLSSSVPVVAVGSGTQARVPLVSVDNRAGAEAATRHLLDLGHRTVHHLAGPIGWMESEDRQDGWRRTLDAAGAEVPPVESGDWSARSGYEAGLRIAQTDGVSAVFCANDHMALGLLRAFHEAGRSIPRDISVVGFDDIPEAAYFTPPLTTVRQDFGELGRRALELLVAELAGGRETPAPVRISPEMVLRRSTGPVARD from the coding sequence ATGGCGGATGTCGCGAAGCTGGCCGGGGTGTCCCACCAGACGGTGTCCCGAGTCCTCAACGGCGCGCCGCACGTGCGCCCCGACACCAGGGACCGGGTGCTCGCGGCGATCCGTGAGCTCGACTACCGGCCCAACTCCGCTGCCCGCGCCCTGGTCACCCGGCGCTCCCAGACGCTCGGCGTGGTCAGTTTCGACAGCACGCTGTACGGGCCCGCCTCGATGCTGGACGGCATCGAGCGGGCGGCCCGCAGCGCCGGGTACTTCGTCAGCGTCGCCAGCCTGCGCTCGCTGGACAGCCGCTCGGTCCAGGAGGCCGTTGACCGCCTGCGCGACCAGGGCGTCGAGGGGGTCGTGGTAATCGCGCCGCAGACCTCTGCGATCAGTGCGGTCGCCAAGCTGTCCAGTTCGGTGCCGGTGGTCGCGGTCGGCTCGGGCACCCAGGCCAGGGTGCCGCTGGTGTCGGTGGACAACCGGGCGGGCGCCGAGGCGGCCACCCGGCACCTGCTGGACCTCGGGCACCGCACGGTGCACCACCTGGCCGGGCCGATCGGCTGGATGGAGAGCGAGGACCGCCAGGACGGTTGGCGCCGCACCCTGGACGCCGCCGGTGCCGAGGTGCCGCCGGTCGAGAGCGGCGACTGGAGCGCGCGGTCCGGCTACGAGGCCGGACTGCGGATCGCGCAGACCGACGGCGTCAGTGCGGTGTTCTGCGCCAACGACCACATGGCGCTCGGCCTGCTCCGGGCCTTCCACGAGGCCGGCCGGTCGATCCCCCGCGACATCAGCGTGGTCGGGTTCGACGACATCCCCGAGGCGGCGTACTTCACCCCGCCGCTGACCACCGTGCGGCAGGACTTCGGGGAACTGGGTCGGCGGGCGCTCGAACTGCTCGTCGCCGAACTGGCGGGCGGGCGGGAGACCCCGGCGCCGGTGCGGATCTCGCCGGAGATGGTGCTGCGCCGCAGCACTGGGCCCGTCGCGCGCGACTGA
- a CDS encoding ABC transporter permease, whose protein sequence is MSTGTAPAPAGKREQSGSIAGESALSRLARSPEVGVVVACVLLFTGLAIAKPAFAGAVNLQNMGADLAQYGVIAIGESLVILTGGIDLSVGALLGLSVVLAAWFNVKAGMPAGLAILCTLALTGLVGWVHGLAVTKLAMPPFVTTLVTYTVAQGASLAITSGIPVVGISSLFGDLSQTFVAQVPLPAALFTVIAIAAWFFLERTYAGRQVYAVGGNKEAARLAGIRGDRRIIAMYVTSSLLAGFGGVLVAGRMGVGSPTVGVGWELSAIAAAVIGGVSLVGGQGRILGIVAGAVLLELINDGMIALAVNADYTNIVLGVVLGLAILADRLRARRLSRRG, encoded by the coding sequence ATGAGCACCGGTACGGCACCGGCTCCGGCCGGGAAGCGGGAGCAGTCCGGGAGCATCGCGGGCGAATCGGCGCTGAGTCGGCTCGCGCGCAGCCCCGAGGTGGGTGTGGTGGTCGCCTGCGTGCTGCTCTTCACGGGCCTGGCGATCGCCAAGCCGGCCTTCGCCGGGGCGGTCAACCTGCAGAACATGGGCGCGGACCTGGCGCAGTACGGGGTCATCGCGATCGGCGAGTCACTGGTCATCCTGACCGGCGGCATCGACCTGTCGGTGGGCGCGCTGCTCGGCCTGTCCGTGGTGCTCGCCGCGTGGTTCAACGTCAAGGCCGGGATGCCGGCCGGGCTGGCGATCCTCTGCACCCTGGCCCTCACCGGCCTGGTCGGGTGGGTCCACGGGCTGGCCGTCACCAAGCTCGCCATGCCACCGTTCGTCACCACCCTGGTCACCTACACCGTCGCCCAGGGCGCGTCGCTGGCGATCACCTCCGGCATCCCGGTGGTCGGCATCTCCAGCCTCTTCGGCGACCTCAGCCAGACCTTCGTGGCCCAAGTCCCGCTGCCTGCCGCGCTGTTCACCGTGATCGCGATCGCGGCCTGGTTCTTCCTGGAGCGCACGTACGCGGGCCGCCAGGTGTACGCGGTGGGCGGCAACAAGGAGGCCGCCCGGCTGGCCGGCATTCGCGGCGACCGGCGGATCATCGCCATGTACGTCACCAGCTCGCTGCTGGCCGGGTTCGGCGGCGTGCTGGTGGCCGGCCGGATGGGTGTCGGCTCCCCGACCGTCGGCGTCGGCTGGGAGCTGTCCGCCATCGCGGCCGCGGTGATCGGCGGGGTCTCCCTGGTCGGCGGGCAGGGGCGGATCCTCGGCATCGTCGCGGGCGCCGTGCTGCTGGAGCTGATCAACGACGGCATGATCGCACTCGCGGTCAACGCCGACTACACGAACATCGTGCTGGGCGTCGTGCTCGGGCTGGCGATCCTCGCCGACCGGCTCCGCGCCCGGCGGTTGTCCCGCCGCGGATAG
- a CDS encoding sugar ABC transporter ATP-binding protein — translation MTTGTDAAIALRGVSKSYGPVTVLDLPELELAKGQIVGVVGENGAGKSTLMGVLSGTVTPSTGAVLVDGRPLHGGRPDHAKALGVALVAQEFPLVGQLSVAENLLLGRRPDGADQRPLGRWLFDRGGTRRAARELLDEVGVAVDVDQQVEQLPVPVRQMIEIAKAWGQRPLVLILDEPTSSLGPVEARQVLDLAKRHAAAGGCVLFIGHRLDEVRELADRVIVLRSGRLVADLTPQEATEERLIREMVGSELTRIDVTPPPADRATVLSARGLTADALGPVDLDLRAGEIVGVAGLMGSGRSRLLHTLMGAQPSTGGTVTLGGADFHPRHPADAVAAGIGLVPEDRKQQALVLTHSVRWNATLTTLRGISRRGVLTPRADRAHADRIIRDLRVRLHSPEQPIGDLSGGNQQKVVFGRWLAARPRVLLLDEPTRGVDVGAKADIYRLIDDAAKEGLAVLAASSELEELLWICHRIVVMAHGRIVADIPRDRFSKEIIMTAAAGTEVST, via the coding sequence ATGACCACCGGGACCGACGCCGCCATCGCCCTGCGCGGCGTCAGCAAGAGCTACGGGCCGGTCACCGTGCTGGACCTGCCCGAGCTGGAGCTGGCGAAGGGGCAGATCGTCGGGGTGGTCGGGGAGAACGGCGCGGGCAAGTCCACCCTGATGGGCGTGCTCTCCGGCACCGTCACGCCCAGCACCGGAGCGGTACTGGTCGACGGCCGCCCGCTGCACGGCGGCCGCCCCGACCACGCCAAGGCCCTCGGAGTCGCGCTGGTGGCCCAGGAGTTCCCGCTGGTCGGGCAGTTGTCGGTGGCCGAGAACCTGCTGCTCGGCCGCCGCCCCGACGGCGCGGACCAACGACCGCTGGGCCGCTGGCTCTTCGACCGCGGCGGCACCCGCCGAGCGGCCCGCGAGCTGCTCGACGAGGTCGGCGTCGCGGTCGACGTCGACCAGCAGGTAGAACAACTGCCGGTCCCGGTGCGCCAGATGATCGAGATCGCGAAGGCCTGGGGGCAGCGCCCCCTGGTGCTGATCCTGGACGAGCCGACCTCCTCACTGGGCCCGGTCGAGGCACGACAGGTCCTCGACCTCGCGAAGCGCCACGCGGCGGCCGGCGGCTGCGTCCTGTTCATCGGCCACCGCCTGGACGAGGTACGGGAGTTGGCCGACCGGGTGATCGTCCTGCGGAGCGGGCGACTGGTCGCCGACCTCACCCCGCAGGAGGCCACCGAGGAACGGCTGATCCGCGAGATGGTCGGCAGCGAACTGACCCGGATCGACGTCACCCCGCCGCCGGCCGACCGGGCCACCGTGCTGTCCGCCCGCGGCCTGACGGCCGACGCTCTCGGCCCGGTCGACCTCGACCTGCGGGCCGGCGAGATCGTCGGCGTGGCCGGGCTGATGGGCTCCGGCCGCAGCCGCCTGCTGCACACCCTCATGGGCGCCCAACCGAGCACCGGCGGCACGGTCACCCTCGGCGGAGCGGACTTCCACCCCAGGCACCCCGCCGACGCGGTGGCGGCCGGCATCGGCCTGGTGCCGGAGGACCGCAAACAGCAGGCGCTGGTCCTCACCCACTCGGTGCGCTGGAACGCCACCCTGACCACCCTGCGCGGGATCAGCCGCCGCGGCGTGCTCACCCCGCGCGCCGACCGCGCGCACGCCGACCGGATCATCCGGGACCTCAGGGTCCGCCTGCACAGCCCGGAGCAGCCGATCGGCGACCTGTCCGGAGGCAACCAGCAGAAGGTGGTCTTCGGCCGCTGGCTGGCCGCGCGCCCCCGGGTTCTGCTGCTCGACGAACCCACCCGAGGGGTGGACGTCGGCGCGAAGGCGGACATCTACCGGCTGATCGACGACGCCGCCAAAGAGGGGCTCGCGGTCCTCGCGGCCTCCTCCGAACTGGAGGAACTGCTGTGGATCTGCCACCGGATCGTGGTGATGGCGCACGGCCGGATCGTCGCGGACATCCCGCGCGACCGGTTCAGCAAGGAGATCATCATGACCGCCGCGGCGGGGACGGAGGTTTCGACATGA
- a CDS encoding substrate-binding domain-containing protein: MRTAIPPRRTAPRRGSGLIRLTVLLAATSVVLSAAACSKQGAGAASPTTSGATAVSIQGDITFNDANLAELDQSIKDALAGQDLSQLNEAMVVNVAVDYWNAGKIGFNKGTSDLSIKGTFQAPANGRLDQQLSMLSALHSQNLTGLEVSAIDATAVKAPIDSYTSAGVPVLAIDSPLPPEDGAALYLGTPNYQAGQKAGEAMKAALGGKGQVVVLVGSLTASNAVERIQGFEDALKGSDVKVLQKISDGMDQSKALSNAENAFQTDPGVNGIYGVYSYDGPAAGQAVQSSGKSGTIKVVCDDSDPQTLDFIKKGVIQASILQQPYQQGYTGAYLLAALKVLGKDATMALVKPYLESDGTTLSSGVGVLTQANLADYQSMLAKLGING, from the coding sequence GTGCGCACCGCAATCCCGCCCCGCCGAACCGCCCCCCGCCGAGGCTCAGGACTCATCCGGCTCACCGTCCTGCTTGCGGCCACCTCCGTGGTGCTGTCCGCCGCCGCCTGCAGCAAGCAGGGCGCCGGCGCCGCGAGCCCCACCACCTCCGGCGCCACCGCCGTGAGCATCCAGGGCGACATCACCTTCAACGACGCCAACCTCGCCGAACTGGACCAGTCGATCAAGGACGCCCTCGCCGGCCAGGACCTCTCGCAGCTCAACGAGGCCATGGTGGTCAACGTCGCGGTCGACTACTGGAACGCCGGCAAGATCGGCTTCAACAAGGGCACCAGCGACCTGTCCATCAAGGGCACCTTCCAAGCCCCCGCGAACGGCCGGCTCGACCAGCAGCTCTCCATGCTCTCCGCGCTGCACTCGCAGAACCTCACCGGCCTGGAGGTGTCGGCGATCGACGCCACCGCCGTCAAGGCCCCGATCGACTCCTACACCAGCGCCGGCGTCCCGGTCCTCGCCATCGACTCCCCGCTGCCCCCTGAGGACGGCGCGGCGCTCTACCTCGGCACCCCGAACTACCAGGCCGGGCAGAAGGCCGGCGAGGCGATGAAGGCCGCCCTCGGCGGCAAGGGCCAGGTGGTGGTCCTGGTCGGCTCGCTCACCGCCTCCAACGCCGTCGAGCGCATCCAGGGCTTCGAGGACGCACTCAAGGGCTCGGACGTCAAGGTGCTCCAGAAGATCAGCGACGGCATGGACCAGTCCAAGGCCCTCTCGAACGCCGAGAACGCCTTCCAGACCGACCCCGGCGTCAACGGCATCTACGGCGTCTACTCCTACGACGGCCCCGCAGCCGGCCAGGCAGTCCAGTCCTCGGGCAAGAGCGGCACGATCAAGGTCGTCTGCGACGACAGCGACCCGCAGACCCTCGACTTCATCAAGAAGGGCGTCATCCAGGCCAGCATCCTCCAGCAGCCCTACCAGCAGGGGTACACCGGCGCCTACCTGCTCGCCGCCCTCAAGGTGCTCGGCAAGGACGCCACCATGGCCCTGGTCAAGCCCTACCTGGAATCCGACGGCACCACCCTCAGCTCCGGGGTCGGCGTGCTCACCCAGGCCAACCTCGCCGACTACCAGTCCATGCTGGCCAAGCTCGGCATCAACGGATGA